The proteins below come from a single Pseudochaenichthys georgianus chromosome 14, fPseGeo1.2, whole genome shotgun sequence genomic window:
- the LOC117459076 gene encoding transmembrane protein 47-like — MSVNEVFVFRPFKLIALLCLFLALCLDLVALLSPAWVTADHFSLSLWESCSLSEDQWSCFSTLTSDWQIATLVLLLTGAVATLLAFLIALISLCRGTQRRHYRTVAVLLFTAVVLQACALVLYPIKFIDGTVLQTYHEFNWGYGLGWGATIFMLGGGILFCLRTDVYEDGLY, encoded by the exons atgtCTGTGAACGAGGTGTTTGTGTTCCGGCCCTTCAAGCTCATCGCGCTGCTGTGCCTCTTCCTGGCCCTCTGTCTGGACCTGGTGGCCCTGCTGAGCCCCGCCTGGGTCACCGCGGACCATTTCTCCCTGTCTCTGTGGGAGTCCTGCTCACTGTCCGAGGATCAGTGGAGCTGCTTCTCCACGCTCACATCTG ACTGGCAGATTGCCACCCTGGTGTTGCTGCTAACCGGGGCCGTGGCCACTCTGCTGGCCTTTCTGATCGCCCTGATCTCCCTCTGCCGGGGGACTCAGAGGCGGCACTATCGCACCGTGGCTGTGCTCCTCTTCACTGCAG TGGTCCTGCAGGCCTGCGCTCTGGTGCTCTACCCGATCAAGTTCATCGACGGCACGGTTCTTCAGACCTATCACGAGTTCAACTGGGGCTACGGCCTCGGCTGGGGGGCCACCATCTTCATGTTGGGCGGCGGGATCCTCTTCTGCCTTCGGACGGACGTGTACGAGGATGGCCTGTACTGA